DNA sequence from the Paraburkholderia azotifigens genome:
GGAGCGCTCGCTACGCGTTGTCGATCGGAAGCGCCTCATCCATCGCGGCGAGCGCTTCCTGAATCTGGGGGACAATCGTCAAGAAGCGCGCCAGGGAACTGACGAGTCCGGGCGCTATCGCAAGCACGCTGGCGCGCGAGGACATCCCCGCAGAAGATCGCGAGCCACTCGTCTATGGTCTCGAACAACTGTCGCATCGCTTCGCGATGGACGCGACGATGGAACTGGATGAACTTCAATTCGTTCGCGATTCGGCGCGTGAAGAACAGGACGTTGAGACGGCATCGATGCCGCTCGGCTTCGCGGGGCTTGCAACCCGTCATTAGCGTCAGGTCAGGGCCGGTCCCGCGCTCGAGCCGTGACAGTGGCGTTTACGCCAGAACGCCACTCCAGCATGTCACGAGGTTTCCCCAACCTGCAAGGACCGGCACAATCATCCTGCACAGTCGGGCGTGCCCCGCCTAACGGACCGCGCGAAATTCAAAGCCTGTTATCGGCCGGACGTTCTACAGTCCGGCTTTCTGTTCTTCCTGGGCAAGGAAGTTGGCCGCAATCCGGTTATAGCCTTGCGACATCGCATCGCGCGTGTCACCAGCGTTATACAGCCAGCCGTTATGGATCGTCCCGTTGTACTCGACGTAGACGCTTTGGGTGCCGCTCTGCATGAGGTAGCGATAGCCGCCTAATGTCTGGATCGTACCGCCCAACCCCGTTTGCAACTGCTCGAGTGATGTCGCGTTTCGGGTCACGGCTGTCGCGTTGAACGCAACATGCTGGACGAGTAGGTGCGCGACCTGGGTGTACGTCTGCGCACCAGCGGGCATGGGTGTCGTGTCTGTCCGAAGCAAGGCGGGCAGACCGTTGCCGACCGATTCTTCGCGGCGGGAAACCTCGTTCGCGGGCATACCCGACACATCCTGCACGGTCAGCGTGATTTCGTAGAGCGGCGTCGACATGCCGCCGATCCCCAACTGATAGCCCTGTGCAAGCCGCGCGAAGATGTGCGAATTGCTGCCGATGTCACTCGGAAAGGGATTGTTCGACAGAAACAGTCCTTCCTGCGTCAGATAGCCCATGTCGACATTGGGCGCGAACGTGCCAAGGAGGCCCGTCGACGACATACTGAAATTCGGATCGGTGTCGCCTGTCACGAAGAAGCGCGTCATGCCGGTTGAAGTGGGCCGCATGGTTGCTGAACCAGACGGGATGAATCCCTCGAACTCGTAATAGCCCGCGCCGCTGCCATCGAGAAAGACGCTGTCAAAAAAGCTCGCATTCGTCGACGGGTTCGATGTCCCGTTGCCCGCATTGTTCTGGTTCGCCGATGGGTTGGTCGATGCGCCGGTACTGCTTCCGCCCCCGCACGCCGCGAGTCCGGCAATCATGAAAACGGCCGCAACACATGCGCACCATGTCAGTTCTCAGGTTCTTTATCTTCGACATCTTCGCTCCCTGTTGATGTGAACCGCGCCGAGGCGGTTCCCTGTATCCGCGCGTCAGAACTGCGCGGTCGCCTGCACACCGACCGTTACGCGCGCGGTCGGAAAGCCCGAAGGCTTGTAGATCGGCGTCCCCGCGAACAGGTCGTAGGAGAAGCCCGCATATTTCGACGGCACGCTGCCACGAATGCCGATTACTGCGCCCGCGAGTTGTGTCCCGGCGAGCGCGGCCGTATTCGGGCCGTACACACGCCCGTAGTCGATTCCCGCATATAGCGCCTGGCCTGTCTGCCCAATCGGCCATTGCAGTTCGTTGCGCCAGTAAAAGCCTTTCTCTGCCGCGAGCATCGTTTCGCCATCGAAGCCGCGCACCGTGTAGCGGCTGCCGATGGTCAGGTCGTCGATGTAGAACAGCGTGTCGTTCGTGAACTGGCCGTGAACGGTCGTCACGTAGCGGAAGGTTTGCGAGGCGACCGCGAACGGCACTGACAGGTTCGCGTCGAGAACGGCCATGTCATAGCGATAGGTCGGTCCCGTGGGATAGGGGTCCGGCGTCGCGCCGAGTCCGCCCATGCCATGACGCCAGGCGAGCGAGCCGTCGAACTGCGCCGCGCCGAAGTAATGCCTGTCCGTCAGACCCATTTCGAGGAACGTGTTGTTGCGCGCCTGGGTCGGTATATCCGCGCCGTCGATGAAACTCTCGCCGAAGCGTTTCGATAACTGCACGTATGCGCCTGCAACATCGGTCTGATTGCGTGACAGCACGCGCGCGAGACGCAGCGCGGCCGTCTGCGAATTACCGCTGGAGACAAACGTCTGGTTCACGCCTGCGATGTTCTGATAGTAGGTGTTCGTGTTGCCCGATAGCGTTGCCGTCCAGTAGCCACACGGTATGGAGTACGAACCGTTGAAGCCGTGCGAACCAAGCGCCTTGTTGCCAAACGACAGATCCTGATTCGCGCCGAGCGCGAGCACGTCGTTCAGGCCGAGCGGATTGTCCAGGCCTACACTGACGTTGCCTTGCCATTTGCCCGTTGCCTTCGTGCCTGAGTTGTCGACCGATGCGACGAAACTCCAGGGCTTGGCGCGCTTGACCGTAATCACGACATCGCTTTCGCCTGGAGCTTCGGTCGGCTCGATCTTCATGTCAACGTCCTGGCTCGCGACGCGCTTCATCTGCTCCAGGCCCTGTTCGAGGTCGCGCAGGTTCAGCAGGTCGCCGTCGCGCGACGGGAACGCGGATTTCCAGGTGCCGCGCGTGTCGGGGGCGGCGAAGCGCAGATGCCGCACGACACCCGGCACGAGCGCGACTTTCAGCGTGCCCGTCGACAGGTCCTGTTCCGGTAGCAGGGCGCGGGTTGTCACATAGCCGCGCGACAGAACCGTCTGCTGCAATCCCTTCGTGAGTATGTCGAGTCCGGTCTTGCCGATGCATTCGCCCTTGTAGTGATCGAGCCATTCGCGCGCGAACCAGAACGGGTCGAGCGGCAAATTGGACGCGCCGTGTTTGCGTGCGATATCGGGTAGTGTCGCCGGTACATCGAGCGCGAACGTGTCAACACGAAAGCACGGCGATTCGACCGGCAGCACCGGGAAGCCTTCGACCTTCGGAGCCGTCGAGCGCACGGCGGGTGCGTTGACCTGTTGGGCGCGCTGATGTGCGTCGCGCTGCTGCTGTAGTTGCTGGTTCTGCTCAGCGTTCGCGCGTGCGGCGGCCGCCGTGTCGGCGGGCGTTTGCTGTGCGTTGGACGCGAGCGATACCAGGGCTGTGAGCGGCAAAGCCGCCAGCCTACTTCTTTTCTTCATGTAACTTTGGTCCGTGACTCTGCTATTTGTTGGCTACGAGATTTACAACTATTCCAACGGCGAAGGCCAAGGTGCCTGCAAGTAGGTTGGCGTTCGCAAAAGCCGACCAACCCGGTTCGAGAGGGCCGATTGTTCCGTACTTGGTTTGACAGGGCCGTCGCAGCAGGCGTGTTCGAAGCGTCCCAACAAACACGATTCCGCCGAGCGAAGGGAGAAGTAGGAACGTAGTCCGTTCGGCGCTGATTCCGCGCGGCACGCCGAACGCGTAAACGATCAAGGACAACACTGCCGCGACCACAAGCAAAACGCAGAAAAGAACGTGCAACGCTGTTGCGACGGTCGCGACAACCCTATCAATCGAGTGGTTCATTTGTGTCTTTCAGAAAGGCCCGATATCAAGGATGCGAATTTGATTGCCGAAACGAGCCTTCTGGATCGCGACGTCGATATCATCTCCTTCACTAACGCGCTGATATTTCCATGGGGCCGGAGAGTATTGACAAGGACTATTTTCAACATCTATTTCGAGTACGTCCTTGTCGGGAACAGTGACATAGGCTTTACCTTGCCATTCGCGATGCTTCGGAATAACAAACTTCCGCTTGACTCGCCCCTTAACTCTCAATTTTTCTGTTCCAGCGAACATTGCGATGCGTCGCCCGGCCAGGATCACCACAAGCAATATCAGAAGCTCCACAGCCAAAAGAAGGAATCCAGACGCGACGCCTGAGCCTCCGTGGCTAATCATTTCGAACGGGAGTGACGTGATGGATTCGAACGCCCCCATATCAGCCTCTACGTCTGATGTAGGCCACCGTCGCAAATATCCAAAATACTGCTGCGGCGAGGGTTCCTTGCTTCAATACGAACCATAGGTCATTCATGCCCCATGGCCAACGCCCACCATAAATCAACGTTACAAATAGAATCACGAACACTCTGATAAGGGCGACGCCCGCTATTGCAATCACAAATATGCGCGCAAATAGCCTTAGCAACTTGATATGGGTTATTTCCCGAGCCTGCTTCTTGCGTTGTTTATCGCTGCGGCGCTCGTTTCCGAGCCGATAGCGCCGCCGATTGCCGACCCGATGACGGGCACGTAGTTGGGAGCAAAGAGATTTGTGCCAAATTGCTTGCCAATTGCAGATTGCGCCCCCAAACCAATGCGATATCCGAGTCCCGCTGCAACGGCGTTGACAGCCGCACCCGTTGCGACATTATCGTGGTTGCCCGAAATTGCGTTGTTAGTAGCCGTATCGAGCGCGCCTGTCATCGCGTTGATGACGACATTTCCAATGAGTTTGTATTGAGCACCCGCAGCACCAGCCAGTACCGCATACCCAACATCCACTGGATTGATCGTTCCAGTTTGTATGTATTGCGAAGCCGCGTTCACCGCGCCCGAGATCGCGCCGATTCCGGGGGTTGAGGCCCAAGCCCCTGAGCCGAGCGCTCCGTCTATGCCAAAGATTGGTGCACCCGGTATTGCTGCCAGCGCGGGCAGGATAACAGGCGCCGCTAGTGCTCCAGCTATCGCTAGTCCGACCTTTGGGGTTGCGACGGACCCGGGCAAGGCGCGTTGTTCAGGCGTCAGCGAGCCATCCTTGTTGCCGCCAAGAAGGGGATTGTTGTATTCAGCAGTCGTAGCCGTGAACAGGTTGCCCGCGTTCTGGCTGATGTATGCGACCGCCACAGCGTTACCGCCAGGACCCTTGCTCGCCGCTGCATCGACCAGTCGGTAGCCGTTTGCCAGCAGTATGTTTTGCGCTTGGTCCGGCGTGATGTCCTGTCCGGTCTTGTCCTTGTAGAACTGCGCAAAGTTCTTCGCGTTGTCCTTGGCCCACTGACGTTCGTCAGGATGCAACTGCCGGTTAAAGCGGTCGACGTTGTAGGCGGACGAGCCGCCCGCATCGCCGCCAACCGCTACGCCTGCGGCCGTTGCCAGTCCATTCGCGACGATGTTGCCAAGCGCCTTGTCCATATCCGCATTGCCGGTCGGACCCGATGCCGCAATCGAACCGCTCAGTTCGTTAAGCTTGCCCGCAGCAATCGATGCCAGGCCCCCACCGGCCGCGCCTGCAATCACATTTCCGCCGCCGAGACCCGTTACGAGCGCAGCGCCCGCCGCCTGCATTTCCGCGCGCGCCGTGCCGCCTTCCTTCCATGCGTCAACGCCTGCCTGGTCATGATTGTCCTGTGCTTCCTTCTTTTTCATGTCAGCATAGTCACCAATGCGCCGCGAGACCGCTTCACCCGCTGCACTCGCTGCCGCCATCATGTCGGCCTGGTTGTTCAGCAGGTTGTTCACGTCTGGCACTTTCGCGACCGTGCCATTGGCGTTCGTCACAGCACGATTCAGGCTCGCCACGTCCTGCGCTTGGTGCTCGCTGTCCGTGACGTTGATCGTGCCCGCGCTGATGCCGCTTTTCGTGGTCGCGCTGCTGCTGCCGCTATCGTTCTGGCCGAGCATGGGCGCAACCCCGCCCGCGTTCGTGCCCGACGTAGGTCCGTGCGTCGTGTAGTTCGAACCGCCATCGCCCGTCGTAAAGCCCCCGCCGATGCCGCTCGAATGTGCGTCATAGCTTGAATGGTTCTGCACGTCGCTAAACGTCAGCGTGCCCGTCGTCAGCGTATTCTTCGACGCGTCCGCATCGCTTGCAATCGTCGCGCCCTTGAGATCCGTATTGCCCTTGACGTTGATGTCGAACCCGCCCGAACCGGCGTGAATCCCGGCC
Encoded proteins:
- a CDS encoding ShlB/FhaC/HecB family hemolysin secretion/activation protein — translated: MKKRSRLAALPLTALVSLASNAQQTPADTAAAARANAEQNQQLQQQRDAHQRAQQVNAPAVRSTAPKVEGFPVLPVESPCFRVDTFALDVPATLPDIARKHGASNLPLDPFWFAREWLDHYKGECIGKTGLDILTKGLQQTVLSRGYVTTRALLPEQDLSTGTLKVALVPGVVRHLRFAAPDTRGTWKSAFPSRDGDLLNLRDLEQGLEQMKRVASQDVDMKIEPTEAPGESDVVITVKRAKPWSFVASVDNSGTKATGKWQGNVSVGLDNPLGLNDVLALGANQDLSFGNKALGSHGFNGSYSIPCGYWTATLSGNTNTYYQNIAGVNQTFVSSGNSQTAALRLARVLSRNQTDVAGAYVQLSKRFGESFIDGADIPTQARNNTFLEMGLTDRHYFGAAQFDGSLAWRHGMGGLGATPDPYPTGPTYRYDMAVLDANLSVPFAVASQTFRYVTTVHGQFTNDTLFYIDDLTIGSRYTVRGFDGETMLAAEKGFYWRNELQWPIGQTGQALYAGIDYGRVYGPNTAALAGTQLAGAVIGIRGSVPSKYAGFSYDLFAGTPIYKPSGFPTARVTVGVQATAQF